In Haloterrigena turkmenica DSM 5511, a single genomic region encodes these proteins:
- a CDS encoding NADP-dependent oxidoreductase → MAETRQWRLASRPVGEPTSENFELVTVDRPEPDNGEVLVKTLYQSVDPYMRGRMRDAESYAEPWDVGDPMRASVVGEVLESNAGQFSAGDIVTGDLLWAEHAVADANELQPVNPDHGPISTALGVLGMPGVTAYWGLNDVGDPKPGDTVVVSAAAGAVGSVVGQLARLSGARVVGTAGSEAKIEWLTEELGFDAAINYKETDDLSAAVDEACPDGVDVYFDNVGGPITDAVWPRLNLDARVAVCGQIALYNETEVPTGPRKLAKLIETRATVEGLLVSDYQPRWGEALERLSQFVQNGDVQYRENVVEGFENAPDAFLGLFEGENIGKQLVKVAEYDG, encoded by the coding sequence ATGGCAGAGACCAGACAGTGGCGACTTGCCAGTCGTCCCGTCGGCGAACCGACGTCGGAGAACTTCGAACTCGTCACCGTCGACCGCCCCGAACCCGACAACGGCGAGGTGCTCGTGAAGACGCTCTACCAGTCCGTCGACCCGTACATGCGCGGGCGGATGCGCGACGCGGAGTCGTACGCCGAGCCGTGGGACGTCGGCGACCCGATGCGAGCGAGCGTCGTTGGCGAAGTCCTCGAGTCTAACGCCGGCCAGTTCTCGGCGGGCGACATCGTCACCGGCGACCTCCTCTGGGCGGAACACGCCGTCGCGGACGCGAACGAACTCCAGCCGGTGAACCCCGATCACGGACCGATCTCGACGGCGCTGGGCGTTCTCGGGATGCCCGGCGTGACGGCCTACTGGGGCCTGAACGACGTCGGCGATCCGAAACCCGGCGACACCGTCGTCGTCTCCGCGGCCGCGGGCGCGGTCGGCTCCGTCGTCGGCCAACTCGCTCGTCTCTCGGGGGCTCGAGTCGTCGGCACCGCCGGCAGCGAGGCGAAGATCGAGTGGCTCACCGAGGAGCTGGGCTTCGACGCCGCGATCAACTACAAGGAGACCGACGACCTCTCGGCCGCGGTCGACGAGGCCTGTCCGGACGGCGTCGACGTCTACTTCGACAACGTCGGCGGCCCGATCACGGACGCCGTCTGGCCCCGGCTGAACCTCGACGCCCGCGTCGCAGTCTGCGGCCAGATCGCCCTCTACAACGAGACCGAGGTGCCGACGGGGCCGCGAAAGCTCGCCAAACTCATCGAGACCCGCGCGACGGTCGAGGGCCTACTCGTCAGCGACTATCAGCCCCGGTGGGGCGAGGCGCTCGAGCGACTTTCGCAGTTCGTCCAGAACGGCGACGTCCAGTACCGCGAGAACGTCGTGGAAGGCTTCGAGAACGCGCCCGATGCGTTCCTCGGGCTCTTTGAGGGCGAGAACATCGGGAAGCAGTTGGTGAAGGTCGCCGAGTACGACGGGTAG
- a CDS encoding carbonic anhydrase — MESPRDTLETLLAGNERHVEALPEDYFAEVQTGQHPTVVAICCSDSRVSHEGMWGIDRPGAVFTPSNIGNQIWDEDDGERIVDGGVLYPIHHTGTDVVVVVGHTGCGAVTAAYHVVTGEEPPGPQGVDKWVDQLVPVIEEALESGLIDTDADEERVINQLVEYNVDYQVRSLTEADEIPDDVTVYGFVYDFQGVYGDEPGRTYLVSVDGETDPDALAGLAPEGYEATARSLFHQ, encoded by the coding sequence ATGGAATCCCCTCGAGACACGCTCGAGACCCTGCTCGCCGGCAACGAGCGCCACGTCGAGGCGCTGCCCGAGGACTACTTCGCGGAGGTTCAGACGGGCCAGCACCCGACCGTCGTCGCGATCTGCTGTTCGGACTCGCGGGTCTCTCACGAGGGCATGTGGGGGATCGATCGGCCGGGCGCGGTCTTCACGCCGAGCAACATCGGCAACCAGATCTGGGACGAGGACGACGGCGAGCGGATCGTCGACGGCGGCGTCCTCTACCCGATCCACCACACCGGTACCGACGTCGTGGTCGTCGTCGGCCACACCGGTTGCGGGGCCGTCACCGCGGCTTACCACGTCGTGACCGGCGAGGAGCCGCCGGGACCGCAGGGCGTCGACAAGTGGGTCGATCAGCTCGTGCCCGTCATCGAGGAGGCGCTCGAGAGCGGACTGATCGACACCGACGCGGACGAGGAGCGGGTGATCAACCAGCTCGTCGAGTACAACGTCGACTACCAGGTGCGATCGCTCACGGAGGCCGACGAGATTCCGGACGACGTCACCGTCTACGGCTTCGTCTACGACTTCCAGGGCGTCTACGGCGATGAACCCGGACGGACGTACCTCGTCTCCGTCGACGGAGAGACCGACCCCGACGCGCTCGCCGGTCTCGCGCCCGAGGGGTACGAGGCGACGGCTCGCAGTTTGTTCCACCAGTAG
- a CDS encoding trimeric intracellular cation channel family protein: MGQSLLAALFGDPFAVMNTIGLIAFALVGSSKAIREEFDVLGITIVGLAMAFAGGATRDILVTRVPLALQSPIEIGLGLLGVGLAIALSVVLTTPDTHPITLVADAIGLAAFTTTGAIVATEAGVSVFGVIAIATINAVGGGAFADILLDRSPFILFDDFYASCAVLGGSVYFVAATVGVSGNTAAGICAVVTVVTRLAAVTYDWNLPTIQGLGLVEH; encoded by the coding sequence ATGGGGCAGAGTCTCCTCGCAGCGCTGTTCGGCGATCCGTTCGCAGTGATGAACACGATCGGGTTGATCGCGTTCGCCCTCGTCGGCTCATCGAAGGCGATCCGCGAGGAGTTCGACGTGCTCGGAATCACTATCGTCGGGTTGGCGATGGCGTTCGCCGGCGGAGCGACGCGCGACATCCTCGTGACGCGGGTTCCGTTAGCGCTTCAGTCCCCGATCGAAATCGGTCTGGGACTGCTCGGAGTCGGGTTAGCGATCGCACTGAGCGTCGTCCTCACGACGCCGGACACGCATCCGATCACGCTGGTCGCGGACGCAATCGGACTCGCCGCGTTTACGACGACCGGTGCGATCGTCGCAACCGAAGCGGGCGTTTCGGTGTTCGGCGTCATCGCCATCGCGACGATCAACGCGGTGGGTGGCGGTGCGTTCGCCGACATCCTTCTGGATCGCTCTCCGTTCATCCTGTTCGACGATTTCTACGCGAGCTGTGCGGTGCTGGGCGGGAGTGTGTACTTTGTGGCGGCGACCGTCGGCGTCTCCGGGAACACCGCTGCTGGAATCTGTGCGGTTGTGACCGTGGTAACGCGGTTAGCTGCGGTCACGTACGACTGGAATCTGCCGACGATACAGGGGTTAGGACTGGTCGAGCACTAA
- a CDS encoding DUF2309 domain-containing protein, which produces MTRKETDDRRRIEECIDRAAERIGSVWPLHSFVTANPLSGFEDEPFHEAIAEGERLFGGRGYPHPSVFRRAWETGRIDPDALRAELEARGIDRDPETLLDEMAETEAERGTETDDATAAVDRVLTKWLAAFLDQGRAKWSMPNREAGFYAAWREMAPHDGDVPGCDDPDDLPETATEALEAALSDYPDSRLMDVLEHHLAALPGWSGFIKQRTDADANAWQEQYPITLPEYLAVRLTLADLLDAPIDPEAVDDGSTDDATTAATAVTVDASDADGEVPLPEIWLTAWERSYREHLLEEIDDSVTDPSEADDGERPAAQLVFCIDTRSEVIRRHIEAQGPYETHGYAGFFGVPMRHRKHDSHAETDACPPIVDPQHRVVDRPDEESDAATTRGRWTGVASAVRNHFTTLKSNVVAAFTFVEGAGSAYGSAMAARTLSPSAIAALERAVEERVPGYHEAASPAVDYDAYDDHGHADHALPQGMTLEEKVEYAATAFELMGWTEFARLVVFAGHASETTNNPFDSSLDCGACAGNPGGPNARVLAEICNDEDVRAELCERGIDVPEDTVFLAGEHNTTTDEIELFDNAVPESHREDLASLRADLEAARADSAAERTASAGDDAVGEVERKAADWAEARPEWGLAGNASFVIGPRELTEDRNLDGRAFLHSYDWTTDPDGDALEAIFTGPLVVTQWINNQYYFATVDNAVYGSGSKITQNPIGNVGVLQGNGGDLMTGLPLQSLKVDDDQPYHQPLRLTAVIHAPVDRVTEILRKHGDVRTLLDNGWIGDLTVVDPEQDNAVFQYAGDLEWATEAEVEVEAEATPEPETEPAPVPQTADDD; this is translated from the coding sequence ATGACGCGTAAGGAAACCGACGACCGTCGTCGCATCGAGGAGTGTATCGACCGCGCGGCAGAGCGCATCGGCTCGGTCTGGCCGCTGCACTCGTTCGTCACGGCCAACCCCCTCTCGGGGTTCGAGGACGAGCCGTTCCACGAAGCCATCGCGGAGGGCGAACGCCTGTTCGGCGGTCGCGGCTACCCGCATCCGTCGGTCTTCCGCCGAGCGTGGGAGACCGGCCGGATCGATCCCGACGCGCTGCGGGCGGAACTCGAGGCCCGCGGCATCGACCGGGACCCCGAGACGCTTCTGGACGAGATGGCCGAAACCGAGGCGGAGCGCGGCACCGAGACCGACGACGCGACCGCGGCCGTCGACCGCGTGCTGACGAAGTGGCTCGCGGCCTTCCTCGATCAGGGACGGGCGAAGTGGTCGATGCCGAACCGCGAGGCGGGGTTCTACGCCGCCTGGCGCGAGATGGCTCCCCACGACGGCGACGTGCCCGGCTGTGACGACCCCGACGATCTTCCCGAGACGGCGACCGAGGCGCTCGAGGCGGCGCTGAGCGACTACCCTGACAGTCGCTTGATGGACGTCCTCGAGCACCACCTCGCCGCGCTCCCGGGCTGGAGCGGGTTCATCAAGCAGCGGACCGACGCCGACGCCAACGCGTGGCAGGAGCAGTACCCGATCACGCTGCCGGAGTATCTGGCGGTGCGGCTGACGCTGGCCGACCTGCTGGACGCGCCGATCGATCCCGAGGCGGTCGACGACGGCAGTACGGACGACGCGACGACCGCCGCCACCGCCGTGACCGTCGACGCGAGCGACGCCGACGGCGAGGTCCCCCTGCCCGAGATCTGGCTGACCGCGTGGGAACGCAGCTACCGCGAGCACCTCCTCGAGGAGATCGACGACTCGGTGACGGACCCGTCCGAGGCCGACGACGGGGAGCGACCGGCCGCACAGCTCGTGTTCTGCATCGATACCCGCTCGGAGGTGATCCGCCGCCACATCGAGGCCCAGGGCCCCTACGAGACCCACGGCTACGCGGGCTTTTTCGGGGTTCCGATGCGCCATCGGAAGCACGACTCGCACGCCGAGACGGACGCCTGTCCGCCGATCGTCGACCCGCAGCACCGCGTCGTCGACCGGCCCGACGAGGAGAGCGACGCGGCGACGACCCGCGGCCGATGGACCGGGGTGGCGAGCGCGGTACGCAACCACTTCACGACGCTCAAGAGCAACGTCGTCGCCGCGTTCACGTTCGTCGAGGGCGCCGGCAGCGCCTACGGCTCGGCGATGGCCGCGCGGACGCTGTCGCCCTCGGCGATCGCCGCGCTCGAGCGCGCCGTCGAGGAGCGCGTGCCGGGCTACCACGAGGCCGCCTCCCCGGCCGTCGACTACGACGCGTACGACGACCACGGCCACGCCGACCACGCCCTTCCGCAGGGGATGACCCTCGAGGAGAAAGTCGAGTACGCCGCGACGGCCTTCGAACTCATGGGGTGGACGGAGTTCGCCCGCCTGGTCGTCTTCGCGGGCCACGCCAGCGAGACGACGAACAACCCCTTCGACTCGAGTCTCGACTGCGGGGCCTGCGCGGGGAACCCGGGCGGCCCGAACGCCCGCGTGCTCGCCGAGATCTGTAACGACGAGGACGTGCGGGCCGAACTGTGCGAGCGCGGGATCGACGTCCCCGAGGACACCGTCTTCCTCGCGGGCGAGCACAACACGACGACCGACGAGATCGAACTGTTCGACAATGCGGTGCCAGAGAGCCATCGCGAGGACCTCGCGTCCCTCCGCGCGGACCTCGAGGCGGCTCGCGCCGATTCCGCGGCCGAACGCACCGCGTCGGCGGGCGACGACGCGGTCGGCGAAGTCGAACGCAAGGCGGCCGACTGGGCCGAGGCCCGCCCCGAGTGGGGGCTGGCCGGCAACGCCTCGTTCGTCATCGGTCCCCGCGAACTGACCGAAGATCGGAACCTCGACGGGCGCGCGTTCCTCCACTCCTACGACTGGACGACCGATCCGGACGGGGACGCGCTCGAGGCGATCTTCACCGGGCCGCTGGTCGTCACCCAGTGGATCAACAACCAGTACTACTTCGCGACCGTCGACAACGCGGTCTACGGCAGCGGCTCGAAGATCACCCAGAACCCGATCGGCAACGTCGGCGTCCTGCAGGGCAACGGCGGGGACCTGATGACCGGTCTGCCGCTCCAGTCGCTGAAGGTCGACGACGACCAGCCGTACCACCAGCCGCTGCGGTTGACAGCCGTGATCCACGCGCCGGTCGATCGCGTGACCGAGATCCTCCGTAAGCACGGGGACGTGCGCACGCTGCTCGACAACGGCTGGATCGGCGACCTGACGGTCGTGGACCCCGAGCAGGACAACGCCGTCTTCCAGTACGCCGGCGACCTCGAGTGGGCGACAGAGGCCGAGGTCGAGGTCGAGGCCGAGGCGACGCCGGAACCGGAGACCGAGCCCGCGCCGGTCCCGCAGACGGCGGACGACGACTGA
- a CDS encoding proton-conducting transporter transmembrane domain-containing protein: protein MTDESAPTSDDAVAQLSEPTPSTSVVPRASTWTVWALFALSLGVLALAARNGAGWEFSSALRVDGLTAVMWVVVTFFSGIVHSYSRRYMAGDRHIDRFYYRVLGFTLVVMTLTAANHVALFAAAWLAMGLLMASLIGHVREWEQARAASALARRYFLASSGLLAASLALLAWATGATTLTGIFGALEGVSRTVGLVAAGGIVLAAIIQSALFPFHNWLLSSMTAPTPASALMHAGFVNAGGVLLTRFAPVVADHLAIMSFVVLLGAVSALLGQAMILVQTDVKRKLGCSTIAQMGFMILQCGLGFFAAAIAHLVLHGFYKAYLFLSSGAAVEQAVPKDGKDTHLGFSGIAVSLATAVGGGVLFGVLTGKATSLELNSGTILTLVVVLTTLTAARDILRRSTLPASVRFVSAPLVVLTAISGYAIAFNAVSTMLSGVPMTHVSTEMTVAHYLVVALFVGAYLVAELGWYRSSKRLYVSLLNLSQPDPNTVLTDKEDYNDA, encoded by the coding sequence ATGACCGACGAAAGTGCACCCACATCCGACGACGCCGTCGCACAACTCTCCGAACCGACGCCATCGACCTCGGTCGTTCCCCGAGCGTCGACGTGGACGGTCTGGGCGCTGTTCGCCCTCAGTCTGGGGGTACTCGCGCTGGCGGCCCGGAACGGTGCCGGGTGGGAGTTTTCGAGCGCGCTGCGCGTCGACGGATTGACCGCGGTGATGTGGGTCGTGGTGACCTTCTTCAGCGGGATCGTCCACAGCTACTCCCGGCGCTACATGGCCGGGGACCGCCACATCGATCGGTTCTACTACCGCGTTCTCGGGTTCACGCTCGTCGTCATGACGCTGACCGCGGCGAACCACGTCGCGCTGTTCGCGGCGGCGTGGCTGGCGATGGGGCTGCTCATGGCGTCGCTCATCGGTCACGTCCGCGAGTGGGAGCAGGCGCGGGCCGCGTCCGCCCTCGCTCGTCGGTACTTCCTCGCCAGCAGCGGCCTGCTGGCCGCCTCGCTGGCCCTCCTCGCCTGGGCGACGGGCGCGACCACCCTCACCGGCATCTTCGGCGCCCTCGAGGGCGTCTCGCGGACGGTCGGCCTCGTCGCCGCCGGCGGGATCGTCCTCGCGGCGATCATCCAGTCGGCCCTGTTCCCCTTCCACAACTGGCTGCTGTCGTCGATGACGGCGCCGACGCCGGCGTCGGCCCTGATGCACGCCGGGTTCGTCAACGCGGGCGGGGTCCTGCTAACCAGGTTCGCTCCGGTGGTCGCCGACCATCTCGCCATCATGTCGTTCGTCGTTCTGCTCGGCGCCGTCAGCGCCCTCCTCGGACAGGCGATGATCCTCGTCCAGACGGACGTCAAACGCAAGCTGGGCTGCTCGACCATCGCCCAGATGGGCTTTATGATACTGCAGTGCGGCCTCGGCTTCTTCGCCGCGGCGATCGCCCACCTCGTCCTCCACGGCTTCTACAAGGCGTACCTCTTCCTCTCGTCGGGCGCCGCCGTCGAGCAAGCGGTGCCGAAAGACGGGAAAGACACGCATCTCGGCTTCTCCGGGATCGCCGTCAGTCTGGCGACCGCCGTCGGCGGCGGCGTCCTGTTCGGCGTCCTCACCGGGAAGGCGACGAGCCTCGAGTTGAACAGCGGGACCATCCTGACGCTGGTCGTGGTCCTGACGACGCTGACCGCGGCACGGGACATTCTTCGGCGCTCGACCCTGCCGGCGTCGGTCAGGTTCGTCAGCGCCCCGCTGGTCGTCCTGACCGCGATCAGCGGCTACGCCATCGCGTTCAACGCCGTTTCGACGATGCTGTCGGGCGTGCCGATGACCCACGTCTCGACGGAGATGACCGTCGCCCACTACCTCGTCGTCGCCCTGTTCGTCGGCGCCTACCTCGTGGCCGAACTCGGCTGGTACCGCTCGAGCAAGCGCCTCTACGTCTCGCTTTTGAACCTCTCCCAACCCGATCCGAACACCGTGCTCACCGACAAGGAGGACTACAATGACGCGTAA
- a CDS encoding Lrp/AsnC family transcriptional regulator, which translates to MTDYELDAVDREILYALQEEARNLSSSEIAERTDASSSTVRKRIQRLESEGVIKGYSANIDYTKSGYPIRMLLYCTASIPERGDYIDDILAIPGVVSVQELVTGEQNLLVTAVVKNDREITPIAQEISDMGLTITDEVLVRSHRSTSFDEFASQ; encoded by the coding sequence ATGACGGACTACGAACTCGACGCGGTCGATCGGGAGATTCTCTACGCGCTCCAGGAGGAAGCCCGGAACCTCTCGTCGAGCGAAATCGCCGAACGGACCGACGCGTCCTCGAGTACCGTTCGCAAACGCATTCAGCGGTTGGAGTCCGAGGGCGTCATCAAAGGCTACAGCGCGAACATCGACTACACGAAGTCCGGATATCCGATTCGGATGCTCCTCTACTGCACGGCGTCGATTCCGGAGCGGGGCGACTACATCGACGATATCCTCGCTATTCCGGGCGTCGTCTCGGTACAGGAGTTGGTCACGGGCGAACAGAACCTGCTCGTGACGGCTGTCGTCAAGAACGACCGAGAAATCACGCCGATCGCACAGGAGATCTCGGACATGGGGCTGACGATCACCGACGAGGTGCTCGTGCGGAGCCACCGGTCGACGTCGTTCGACGAATTCGCCTCCCAGTAA
- a CDS encoding cold-shock protein, producing MAKGTVDFFNDTGGYGFIETEDADEDVFFHMEDIGGPDLEEGQELEFDIEQAPKGPRATNVERL from the coding sequence ATGGCGAAAGGAACCGTTGATTTCTTCAACGACACTGGCGGCTACGGATTCATCGAAACTGAGGACGCGGACGAGGACGTCTTCTTCCACATGGAAGACATCGGCGGCCCCGACCTCGAAGAAGGACAGGAGCTCGAGTTCGACATCGAGCAGGCCCCCAAGGGCCCGCGCGCGACGAACGTCGAGCGCCTGTAA
- a CDS encoding cupin domain-containing protein has protein sequence MSDPLIRRRDEIEYETVDAADGLEKGVLVSDDHGAPHFAIRRFVLEPGAEVPKHTNDVEHEQYVLEGEYTVGIGNEEYAVEAGDSLLIPAGTVHWYRNEGDDPGAFICAVPNGDDEIELLE, from the coding sequence ATGTCCGATCCGCTGATCCGCCGCCGCGACGAGATCGAGTACGAAACGGTCGACGCGGCCGACGGCCTCGAGAAGGGCGTCCTCGTCAGCGACGACCACGGCGCGCCCCACTTCGCGATCCGCCGGTTCGTCCTCGAGCCCGGCGCCGAGGTGCCGAAACACACCAACGACGTCGAACACGAGCAGTACGTCCTCGAGGGCGAGTACACCGTAGGCATCGGGAACGAGGAGTACGCGGTCGAAGCCGGCGATTCGCTGCTCATCCCCGCCGGGACGGTCCACTGGTACCGCAACGAGGGCGACGATCCCGGCGCGTTCATCTGTGCCGTCCCGAACGGCGACGACGAGATCGAACTGCTCGAGTGA
- a CDS encoding FecCD family ABC transporter permease, with the protein MVEAQSVGERAATRDREGWVTGTLVLFCLASAIITVVAGLVQVTFGEYSMTFVEAWGAVFEPTVMFNLEAWSAFLFGTELPEMSTDSVVVWNLRLPRVFVAIIAGATLAISGAIFQAVTRNELASPFVLGVSSGAGFAVLATLVVFTGFAPYLPLIAAVGGTVAFLVVYGIAWKGGTSPVRLVLAGVIVNMVFQSLQQGLFFFVDDLGVAQTAIAWLTGSFTGTGWGEVRIALIPGIASIAVALASSRQLNVLLLGETTAKSLGMRVERVRFFLSAVAILAASVAIAVAGIVSFFGLVVPHIVRNVVGGDYRQLMVGCLFAGPALMVTADVGARLALGGMQMPVGVVTGLVGGPYFLYLMRKQQSMGEL; encoded by the coding sequence ATGGTAGAAGCGCAGTCGGTCGGCGAGCGCGCGGCGACTCGGGACCGAGAGGGGTGGGTCACTGGGACGCTCGTGCTCTTCTGTTTGGCGAGTGCGATCATCACGGTCGTCGCCGGACTCGTACAGGTGACGTTCGGAGAGTACTCGATGACGTTCGTGGAGGCGTGGGGGGCGGTGTTCGAACCCACTGTGATGTTCAACCTCGAGGCGTGGTCGGCGTTTCTCTTCGGCACCGAGCTCCCCGAGATGAGCACGGACAGCGTCGTGGTGTGGAACCTCCGGCTCCCCCGCGTCTTCGTCGCGATCATCGCCGGCGCGACGCTGGCGATCTCCGGGGCGATCTTCCAGGCGGTGACCCGAAACGAGCTGGCCAGCCCCTTCGTGCTCGGGGTTAGCTCCGGCGCCGGGTTCGCGGTGCTGGCGACGCTCGTCGTCTTCACCGGGTTCGCGCCGTACCTCCCGCTGATCGCCGCCGTAGGGGGAACCGTCGCCTTCCTGGTCGTCTACGGGATCGCCTGGAAGGGCGGGACCAGCCCCGTTCGCCTCGTGCTCGCGGGCGTAATCGTCAATATGGTCTTCCAGTCGCTCCAGCAGGGGCTGTTCTTCTTCGTGGATGATCTGGGCGTCGCTCAGACGGCCATCGCCTGGCTCACGGGCTCGTTTACCGGCACGGGGTGGGGAGAGGTCCGGATCGCCCTCATTCCGGGCATCGCCTCGATCGCCGTTGCACTCGCCAGTTCGCGGCAGTTGAACGTCTTGTTGCTCGGCGAGACCACCGCCAAGTCGCTGGGGATGCGCGTCGAGCGCGTTCGCTTTTTCCTCTCGGCGGTCGCCATTCTCGCGGCGAGCGTCGCGATCGCCGTCGCGGGCATCGTCAGCTTCTTCGGCCTCGTCGTTCCCCACATCGTCCGGAACGTCGTCGGCGGCGACTACCGACAGCTGATGGTCGGCTGCCTGTTCGCCGGTCCGGCGCTGATGGTCACCGCCGACGTCGGCGCCCGCCTCGCGCTGGGCGGGATGCAGATGCCCGTCGGCGTCGTGACCGGGCTAGTCGGCGGCCCCTACTTCCTCTATCTGATGCGCAAGCAGCAGTCGATGGGTGAGCTATAA
- a CDS encoding ABC transporter ATP-binding protein, with protein sequence MSQNESQMTQERITDGDGVAVESALVGEDLALSYPTTEETIVECARLDIPENAVTALVGPNGSGKSTLLKSLSNHLEPERGTVRIHGEELDTFNRKELARELGVLSQENDSLSSITVEDLIYHGRYPHRGFFDSVSEEDHAAVERALELAGIEELRDAELGQLSGGQKQLAWIAMVLAQDTDVLLLDEPTTFLDVHHQFRVLETIRQLNEEKGVTVAVILHDIAQAARFADYLVAMHDGELYDWGPPEEVVTEQLLADVFGVEATVQHEPELQVLPRRALPER encoded by the coding sequence ATGTCACAGAACGAGTCGCAGATGACCCAAGAACGGATCACCGACGGCGACGGCGTCGCGGTCGAGAGCGCACTGGTCGGCGAGGACCTCGCGTTGAGCTACCCGACGACCGAGGAGACGATCGTCGAGTGCGCCCGACTCGATATCCCCGAAAACGCCGTGACCGCACTCGTCGGGCCCAACGGCAGCGGGAAGAGTACGCTGCTGAAGTCGCTCTCGAACCACCTCGAGCCCGAACGCGGGACGGTCCGAATCCACGGCGAGGAACTCGACACGTTCAACCGGAAGGAACTGGCTCGCGAACTGGGCGTCCTCTCCCAGGAGAACGACTCGCTGAGTTCGATCACTGTCGAGGATCTGATCTACCACGGTCGCTATCCGCATCGTGGCTTCTTCGACAGCGTCAGCGAGGAGGATCACGCGGCCGTCGAACGCGCCCTCGAGTTGGCGGGAATCGAGGAGCTCCGGGACGCCGAACTCGGCCAACTGAGCGGCGGTCAGAAGCAACTGGCCTGGATCGCGATGGTGCTGGCCCAGGACACGGACGTCCTCCTGCTGGACGAACCGACGACGTTCTTGGACGTCCACCACCAGTTCCGCGTCCTCGAGACGATCCGGCAGTTAAACGAGGAGAAGGGGGTCACCGTAGCCGTCATCCTCCACGACATCGCTCAGGCCGCCCGCTTCGCGGATTACCTGGTCGCGATGCACGATGGGGAACTGTACGACTGGGGCCCGCCGGAGGAGGTCGTGACCGAGCAGTTGTTGGCCGATGTCTTCGGCGTCGAGGCGACCGTCCAGCACGAGCCCGAACTGCAGGTATTGCCCCGTCGAGCGCTACCCGAACGCTGA
- a CDS encoding ABC transporter substrate-binding protein — protein sequence MTDESLWTRRNVLRTSGAVAGTAALAGCITGEENGDGNGDGDGGDDVDGPYTVSMPPVGEVEFESVPQTWAAGTGDWADMGIALGLEPPKALYLTRRLHTGYYDDIPDVSVDPNAIDSLWDDELTREEFLTLAEEVDLFVMDPNFLKGRANWSDEDIEQVETTGTPFFGNTIFSRDYPWHQDYDYLSMYEAFEKLAEVFQEQERFSEFETLHDDFQSELESVVPTGDGPGAAVLYPQLEEDSFLPYLIDESTTFKHLRDLGVEDALATSDVEDFHSGRGSVDYETLLEIDPEYILLRTEQYLSEEEFQQDIVEPMQSHNVGQELTAVQNGDIYKTLPFYQGPIINLVATQRLAQQLYDVEDDLFDPQAVSDIVNGDF from the coding sequence ATGACCGACGAATCCCTCTGGACGAGACGCAACGTCCTTCGAACGAGCGGCGCAGTCGCCGGAACGGCCGCGTTGGCCGGCTGTATCACCGGCGAGGAGAACGGAGACGGTAACGGAGACGGTGACGGTGGCGACGACGTCGACGGGCCGTACACGGTCTCGATGCCGCCGGTCGGCGAGGTCGAGTTCGAGTCGGTGCCCCAGACGTGGGCCGCCGGTACCGGGGATTGGGCCGATATGGGGATCGCACTGGGTCTGGAGCCCCCGAAGGCCCTCTATCTCACGCGGCGGCTCCATACGGGGTATTACGACGACATTCCCGACGTGAGCGTCGATCCGAACGCGATCGATTCACTCTGGGACGACGAGTTGACCCGCGAAGAGTTCCTGACCCTTGCCGAGGAAGTGGATCTCTTCGTCATGGATCCGAACTTCCTCAAGGGGCGGGCCAACTGGAGCGACGAAGACATCGAGCAGGTCGAAACGACGGGGACGCCGTTCTTCGGGAACACGATCTTCTCCCGGGACTACCCGTGGCATCAGGACTACGACTACCTCTCGATGTACGAGGCCTTCGAGAAACTCGCCGAAGTCTTTCAGGAACAGGAACGATTCAGCGAGTTCGAGACGCTGCACGACGACTTCCAGTCGGAACTCGAGAGCGTCGTGCCCACGGGCGACGGACCTGGGGCTGCAGTCCTGTACCCGCAGTTGGAGGAGGACTCCTTCCTCCCCTACCTCATCGACGAGTCGACGACTTTCAAACACCTACGGGACCTCGGGGTCGAGGACGCGCTCGCGACCTCCGACGTCGAGGACTTCCACAGCGGCCGCGGGTCGGTCGACTACGAGACGCTCCTCGAGATCGATCCGGAGTACATCCTGCTTCGTACCGAGCAGTACCTCTCCGAGGAGGAGTTCCAGCAGGACATCGTCGAACCGATGCAAAGCCACAACGTCGGGCAGGAACTGACGGCCGTCCAGAACGGCGACATCTACAAGACCCTGCCGTTCTATCAGGGCCCGATCATCAACCTCGTCGCCACGCAGCGGTTGGCCCAGCAGCTCTACGACGTCGAGGACGACCTGTTCGACCCGCAGGCCGTCAGCGACATCGTCAACGGCGACTTCTAA